A portion of the Sulfuricurvum kujiense DSM 16994 genome contains these proteins:
- a CDS encoding class II SORL domain-containing protein — translation MPTINRYVDISTVDREAKKDYIDRHSPFIHCAANAKKGEKFAVTVKMGNEYSHPDDFDHFIANIALYNGETLLARADFVPGTLGNEKNHAEVTFNIVPTGKKLTLVAHGYCTKHGVWESTPVEVEVEEASSCCGGGHCS, via the coding sequence ATGCCAACAATCAATCGTTACGTAGATATCAGCACAGTAGACCGTGAAGCGAAAAAAGATTATATCGATCGTCACTCACCGTTTATCCACTGTGCAGCAAATGCTAAAAAAGGCGAAAAATTTGCCGTTACGGTAAAAATGGGGAACGAATATTCTCATCCTGATGATTTCGATCACTTTATCGCCAATATCGCACTTTATAACGGTGAGACATTACTTGCACGCGCAGATTTCGTACCCGGTACACTCGGAAATGAAAAGAACCATGCGGAAGTCACTTTCAACATCGTTCCGACAGGGAAAAAATTGACCCTTGTAGCTCACGGCTACTGTACTAAACACGGCGTATGGGAATCAACTCCGGTTGAAGTTGAAGTCGAAGAAGCCAGTTCTTGCTGCGGCGGCGGACACTGCTCGTAA
- a CDS encoding sensor domain-containing protein, which yields MNNLPSIDYFEPMEAIVNNTGALVYVIDLSSYEILYANKQCKSLFGDIEGKACYSVLQNGQNVPCDFCPMQQQPIDPLSLPVGTYFEWENQNTRNGRYYLYNDRIIRWKNGQLAKVQIGIDITDQKKLELDLKNLTHYDTLTNLPNRLLFTVHLSNMIHHTYRSKHYAAILFIDLDHFKTINNTKGHSVGDQILVETAKRIFNIVRQCDTVARFGGDEFVVLINTNKDDKIQATADAQFVAEKILAELEKPFYIDDFDFRTSASIGIAMFTDLEHSIDDLLKYADSAMHNAKTSGRNTFRFFDPLLQKMMEDRACMLDRLRKAIENNFMALHYQNQILVNRHQHVVGVEALLRWNDPEHGMISPGEFIPLAEESGLIIPLGEWIMREAVKQLKIWEDDPVKKDWRISVNVSYKQFEKDDFVSLMESILQEYPTAANRLRLELTESLLIKNTEEALHKIRQLKVLGISLSIDDFGTGYSSLSYLKQLPIDELKIDQSFIRELTTNRNDVIIVETIISIGQKFGFEVIAEGVETEEQYQKLVLMGCEYFQGYLFGKPILPSLL from the coding sequence ATGAATAATTTACCTTCAATTGATTATTTTGAGCCGATGGAAGCCATTGTAAACAATACGGGAGCTTTGGTCTATGTTATCGATTTGAGTAGCTATGAAATTTTGTATGCGAATAAGCAATGCAAAAGTTTATTCGGTGATATAGAGGGGAAAGCATGCTATAGCGTATTACAGAACGGACAAAATGTCCCTTGTGATTTTTGTCCGATGCAACAGCAGCCTATAGATCCTCTTTCGCTTCCGGTGGGAACCTATTTTGAGTGGGAAAATCAAAATACGCGCAACGGCCGTTATTACCTCTACAATGACCGGATAATACGATGGAAAAACGGACAATTGGCAAAAGTTCAAATCGGTATCGATATTACGGATCAAAAAAAACTGGAATTAGATTTGAAAAATCTAACACACTACGATACCTTGACGAATTTGCCGAATCGTTTATTATTTACGGTCCATTTAAGCAATATGATTCATCATACTTACAGAAGCAAACATTATGCAGCCATCTTATTTATTGATTTGGATCATTTCAAAACGATCAATAATACAAAAGGCCATAGTGTCGGTGACCAAATATTGGTGGAAACGGCAAAACGCATATTTAATATTGTTCGGCAATGCGATACCGTTGCCCGATTCGGAGGCGATGAATTTGTTGTATTGATCAATACCAACAAGGACGACAAAATTCAGGCAACAGCCGATGCGCAATTTGTAGCCGAAAAAATCCTTGCCGAATTGGAAAAGCCTTTCTATATTGATGATTTCGACTTTAGAACATCGGCCAGTATCGGTATTGCAATGTTTACGGATTTAGAGCACTCCATTGATGATTTATTGAAATATGCTGACAGTGCTATGCACAATGCAAAAACAAGCGGACGAAATACGTTTCGTTTTTTTGATCCGCTTCTTCAAAAGATGATGGAAGATAGAGCCTGTATGCTCGATCGGCTGCGAAAAGCAATTGAAAACAATTTTATGGCACTGCATTATCAAAATCAAATTTTGGTCAATCGCCATCAGCATGTAGTCGGTGTAGAAGCGCTGCTGCGCTGGAATGACCCTGAACACGGGATGATTTCCCCGGGAGAATTTATCCCCCTGGCAGAAGAGAGCGGTTTGATTATCCCCTTGGGTGAATGGATCATGCGAGAAGCGGTAAAACAGTTAAAAATTTGGGAAGATGATCCGGTCAAAAAAGATTGGCGTATCTCGGTCAATGTCAGCTACAAACAATTTGAAAAAGATGACTTTGTATCGCTTATGGAATCTATTTTACAGGAATATCCTACTGCTGCTAATAGACTTAGACTTGAATTGACAGAGAGTCTATTGATAAAAAATACAGAGGAAGCTTTACATAAAATCCGTCAACTAAAAGTTTTAGGGATTTCTCTTTCTATAGATGATTTCGGAACAGGGTATTCATCCTTATCTTATCTAAAACAACTTCCTATCGATGAGCTTAAAATCGATCAATCCTTTATTAGGGAATTAACCACGAATCGTAATGATGTCATCATCGTCGAAACCATAATTTCAATCGGGCAAAAGTTTGGCTTTGAAGTAATCGCCGAGGGGGTTGAAACAGAAGAACAGTATCAAAAGCTTGTATTGATGGGATGCGAGTATTTTCAAGGCTATCTGTTTGGAAAGCCGATCCTTCCGTCACTTTTATAA
- a CDS encoding ankyrin repeat domain-containing protein, which produces MKKILLLAVLLSNLLYGAEILKLVSLLDLNDTEALEMQVQNLNDANAAREDNNKTVLMYACWVGNLEAVKYLVSKGADVNAQDSGGATALHLAAWKGHNTIALYLLENGASGSSMSKDGMTPLDIALMKENKEIAEAIEKAAPKLKPLL; this is translated from the coding sequence ATGAAAAAAATTCTTTTATTAGCAGTCCTACTCTCTAATCTCCTGTATGGTGCAGAGATATTGAAACTGGTAAGTTTGCTTGACCTTAATGATACCGAGGCGCTTGAAATGCAGGTTCAAAATCTGAATGATGCGAATGCCGCCAGAGAGGATAACAATAAAACAGTTTTAATGTATGCTTGCTGGGTCGGGAATTTGGAAGCGGTCAAGTATCTTGTCTCCAAAGGTGCGGACGTAAACGCTCAAGACTCCGGCGGTGCGACTGCATTGCATCTGGCTGCTTGGAAAGGGCACAACACTATTGCTTTGTATCTACTTGAAAACGGCGCTTCAGGAAGTTCGATGAGTAAAGACGGGATGACACCCTTGGATATTGCATTGATGAAAGAAAACAAAGAGATCGCAGAAGCGATTGAAAAAGCGGCACCGAAACTCAAGCCTCTCTTATAA
- a CDS encoding ferritin-like domain-containing protein: MGKRGISLLRGIEAQTVYELLNKAYCDEWLAYYQYFIESKVVKGLMKDAAIAELTQHAADELRHATMVADRIIQLGGTPVLHPSEWVSNSNCGYEAPTDPDVRKVLEQAIKGEQCAISVYSNILDITREKDIITYDMVSQILADEVEHEEDLQALYDDIHDFIAEFKN; encoded by the coding sequence ATGGGCAAAAGAGGTATTTCACTCCTTCGAGGAATCGAAGCGCAAACGGTTTACGAACTTCTTAACAAAGCATATTGTGATGAATGGTTAGCGTATTACCAGTATTTCATCGAATCCAAAGTGGTCAAAGGGTTAATGAAAGATGCTGCAATCGCAGAGCTTACCCAACATGCGGCGGATGAGCTGCGTCATGCTACGATGGTAGCCGATCGGATTATTCAGCTCGGTGGTACTCCGGTACTTCATCCTTCCGAGTGGGTAAGCAATTCCAATTGCGGATATGAGGCCCCGACTGATCCTGATGTACGCAAAGTTCTTGAACAAGCTATCAAGGGCGAACAATGTGCTATCAGTGTCTATTCCAATATCCTCGACATTACTCGGGAAAAAGACATTATTACCTATGACATGGTCTCACAAATTTTGGCAGATGAAGTCGAGCATGAAGAGGATCTACAGGCACTGTACGATGACATCCATGATTTTATTGCCGAGTTTAAAAACTAA
- a CDS encoding C40 family peptidase has product MPIRSTVLSLVLLSIVVQADSSRREPSLFLEYERELKKINDILKDDDTSFNQSSSTFSKTKAAPQPDPAVKSIAMAETTVLKNTKIDPDTIGKEANPFLVVPKPAPIVSSTLCDVSKPAETPKTTPQKIIKNLKNAKEKLLSRAKGFLGTPYGFGDKDSGRTDCSGFTQQVYQQFGISLPHSAMEQAQFGENVNPDDLQIGDLLFYRTYKSDPSHVAIYAGNGQIIHASYTARKVQYDSIEKGYYKDRFMYARRIALNDPDHDE; this is encoded by the coding sequence ATGCCGATAAGAAGTACAGTGTTATCACTGGTTTTACTGAGTATTGTCGTACAAGCGGATTCATCAAGGCGTGAGCCGTCTCTCTTCTTAGAATACGAGCGCGAATTGAAAAAAATTAATGATATTTTAAAAGATGATGACACCTCCTTTAATCAGTCATCTTCTACATTCTCCAAAACAAAAGCTGCTCCGCAGCCTGATCCGGCTGTAAAGTCTATCGCTATGGCTGAAACTACTGTTTTAAAAAATACCAAAATCGATCCCGACACAATAGGCAAAGAGGCTAATCCTTTTTTAGTCGTACCAAAACCGGCACCTATTGTCTCATCAACCCTTTGCGATGTCTCCAAACCTGCGGAAACACCTAAAACTACACCTCAGAAAATCATCAAAAATTTAAAAAATGCTAAAGAAAAATTGCTCTCGCGTGCCAAAGGTTTTTTAGGAACACCTTATGGTTTCGGAGACAAAGACAGCGGACGTACCGATTGTTCAGGATTTACGCAGCAAGTTTACCAGCAGTTTGGAATTTCATTGCCGCACAGTGCAATGGAACAGGCACAATTTGGAGAAAATGTCAATCCTGATGACTTGCAAATCGGTGATCTTCTTTTTTATAGGACGTATAAGTCTGATCCGTCTCATGTCGCTATCTATGCCGGTAACGGCCAAATTATTCATGCCTCCTATACCGCACGTAAAGTGCAATACGATTCAATAGAAAAAGGGTACTATAAAGACCGTTTTATGTATGCCAGACGTATTGCCTTGAACGACCCTGATCATGATGAGTAA
- the glyS gene encoding glycine--tRNA ligase subunit beta, which produces MLKPLLIEIGVEELPAVPLLKELADIEKKWVAVLEKNALLGEFEFYYTPRRLVLWHREFKTRQDDRIEEFYGAPVDIAIKDGTPTPAALGFAKKCGVEFNQLSRAEKGGKEVLYFSQNIPGRSSIEILGEMIDQWIKSLSFGKSMRWGSNHESFIRPIRWVNVTLGEELVDMELFGVRSASETYVHRISHFEAKKVNSIHHYFDLLKEGSVDLYPQSRRESILANFAQLEKENGISIEVDEDLLNEVVAITEHPTPLLGSFDESFLELPPEVIITSMKEHQRYFPVFKEGKLINAFVVVSNALTDDFSKVIEGNERVLRPRLSDALFFYRNDLKKGLSTAGLEKVVFMNGLGTLAEKIKREKVVASTIANLIYDNINPAHLDRAMDLAKADLMSEMVYEFTELQGLMGYYYALALGENADVATAIKEQYLPTGEESALPSTMLSAIVAMSMKVDTLIGMFSIGEIPTGSRDPFALRRAVNGIIKIAVTHQIPLNFSTLIDQLVSIYPQGKEYKKNVETFVIERLAGAYVGVNPSIIQAVVAKDANVELDILEIDRKIRAVNTIASSDSFVEAFSTFKRVSNILKDEAMDKGFKVNGTLFENDAERNLYSAAVSAISKSYETLEERLDALFALKAPLDTFFDNVMVNAEDLSVRANRKALVGMIYAEIYSIADIKNITL; this is translated from the coding sequence ATGTTAAAACCACTTTTGATTGAGATCGGTGTCGAAGAACTGCCGGCTGTTCCTCTGCTCAAAGAACTTGCGGATATAGAAAAAAAATGGGTCGCGGTACTCGAAAAAAACGCACTTCTCGGAGAGTTTGAGTTTTACTATACGCCGCGTCGTTTGGTATTGTGGCACCGTGAATTTAAAACGCGTCAGGACGACCGTATAGAAGAGTTTTACGGGGCACCGGTCGATATTGCCATTAAAGACGGTACTCCTACACCTGCCGCATTAGGGTTTGCCAAAAAATGCGGCGTGGAGTTCAATCAGCTCTCCCGTGCCGAAAAGGGCGGTAAAGAGGTACTTTATTTCAGCCAAAATATTCCGGGACGCTCAAGTATTGAAATCTTGGGTGAAATGATTGACCAATGGATTAAAAGCTTGAGCTTTGGAAAATCGATGCGTTGGGGTTCGAACCATGAGAGTTTTATCCGTCCGATCCGCTGGGTAAACGTTACGCTAGGGGAAGAACTGGTCGATATGGAGCTTTTCGGCGTCCGCTCCGCTTCTGAGACGTACGTTCACCGTATCAGCCATTTCGAAGCGAAGAAAGTAAACTCTATCCATCACTATTTCGATCTTCTCAAAGAGGGTTCCGTCGATCTGTATCCGCAAAGCCGCCGCGAGTCGATTTTAGCCAATTTTGCACAACTAGAAAAAGAAAACGGTATTAGTATCGAAGTCGATGAAGATCTTTTGAATGAAGTCGTTGCGATTACCGAACATCCGACACCGCTTTTAGGTAGTTTTGATGAGAGTTTCCTTGAGCTTCCACCGGAAGTTATCATTACATCTATGAAAGAGCATCAGCGCTACTTTCCCGTATTCAAAGAGGGGAAACTGATCAATGCGTTTGTTGTTGTTTCCAATGCACTCACCGATGATTTCTCCAAAGTAATCGAAGGGAATGAACGGGTTCTGCGTCCGCGTCTTTCCGATGCACTTTTCTTCTATCGAAACGATCTAAAAAAAGGGCTCAGTACCGCGGGACTCGAAAAAGTCGTCTTTATGAACGGCTTGGGAACATTGGCGGAAAAAATCAAGCGTGAAAAAGTGGTTGCATCCACTATCGCCAATCTCATATATGATAATATTAATCCTGCACATTTGGATCGTGCAATGGATCTGGCAAAAGCCGATCTGATGAGCGAGATGGTGTATGAGTTTACCGAGCTTCAGGGGCTTATGGGGTATTATTATGCATTGGCGCTCGGTGAAAATGCGGATGTCGCAACAGCTATCAAAGAGCAATATCTCCCTACTGGGGAAGAGAGCGCATTGCCGAGTACGATGCTCAGTGCGATCGTTGCTATGTCTATGAAAGTCGATACGCTGATCGGTATGTTCAGTATCGGTGAGATTCCGACCGGTTCACGCGATCCGTTTGCACTTCGCCGTGCCGTCAACGGGATTATCAAAATTGCCGTAACGCACCAAATTCCGCTTAATTTTTCAACATTGATTGATCAGCTTGTATCTATCTATCCGCAAGGGAAAGAGTATAAAAAGAACGTTGAGACATTTGTCATCGAACGTCTTGCGGGAGCTTATGTCGGTGTCAATCCGTCGATCATCCAAGCGGTTGTTGCCAAAGATGCGAATGTAGAACTCGATATTCTCGAAATCGATCGTAAAATCCGGGCAGTCAACACTATCGCTTCATCCGATTCGTTCGTCGAAGCGTTCTCTACCTTTAAGCGGGTCAGCAATATCCTTAAAGACGAAGCGATGGATAAAGGGTTCAAGGTTAACGGAACATTGTTTGAAAACGATGCGGAGCGTAATCTATACTCCGCCGCAGTTTCGGCTATCTCTAAAAGCTACGAAACACTGGAAGAGCGTTTGGATGCATTGTTCGCACTTAAAGCGCCTTTGGATACCTTCTTCGACAATGTCATGGTCAATGCCGAAGATTTAAGTGTCCGTGCCAACCGCAAAGCGTTGGTCGGTATGATCTACGCAGAGATTTATTCGATTGCCGACATCAAAAATATCACCTTATGA
- a CDS encoding YbgC/FadM family acyl-CoA thioesterase translates to MQIRVYYEDTDVGGVVYHSNYLNFCERARSQLFFDAGRSPILENGHFVAKHIDAEYLKSAKFADILEVKTTLLEIKNASFTLLQEVFRADEKLFSMKIVLVHIDFSGKMTKIPDREKQFLSAL, encoded by the coding sequence ATGCAAATACGCGTATATTACGAAGACACTGATGTCGGGGGAGTCGTCTACCACTCCAACTATCTTAACTTCTGCGAACGGGCCCGCAGTCAGCTTTTTTTTGATGCCGGACGTTCACCGATATTGGAAAACGGACATTTCGTAGCCAAACATATCGATGCGGAGTATCTGAAAAGTGCCAAATTCGCTGACATTTTAGAGGTAAAAACAACACTCTTAGAGATTAAAAATGCCTCATTTACGTTATTGCAGGAAGTATTCAGAGCCGATGAGAAACTTTTTTCGATGAAGATTGTTCTGGTTCATATCGATTTTTCGGGAAAAATGACAAAAATCCCCGATCGCGAAAAACAATTTCTCTCAGCTTTATAA
- a CDS encoding NAD(P)/FAD-dependent oxidoreductase — translation MPTSKISPYDVIIIGAGINGCCSAYSLAQAGLNVALIDQGGIASGGSGAAGAFISPKISKAGELKEIMSEAHVEALAFYTSHFPQFTLVKPLLHIANSPKEGEKVESFKRESHLKHSNIPHKIQTLLSDEALHSASIYFDMGAVVDAQGVCHAMAEGVDFYPMRVEQLTHADGLWEVGKLRSKHLVLAIGAYPKLLPIDYVGLRGIWGHRIDIETSTHIPCILHHHVSISPTTKEGIVAIGATHDVHYSPFLLEPYDVEQGRALLLEKASKTLKLNNINILNDYMGLRSGSNDYLPMLGNLVDAEATLEKFPHLRHGEKINPREFVYYPNLTMVNGSGGYGFVLAPYLSKRLQEHLTTDSSLNPLLSPSRFFQRWAKRK, via the coding sequence TTGCCGACATCAAAAATATCACCTTATGATGTCATCATCATCGGTGCGGGGATAAATGGCTGCTGTAGTGCTTATTCCCTTGCACAAGCAGGGCTGAACGTCGCTCTGATCGATCAGGGCGGTATCGCTTCCGGCGGCAGCGGTGCGGCAGGGGCGTTTATTTCTCCGAAAATCTCCAAAGCCGGAGAGCTCAAAGAGATAATGTCCGAGGCTCATGTTGAAGCATTGGCCTTTTATACGTCCCATTTTCCGCAGTTTACCCTCGTAAAACCGCTTCTTCATATCGCCAATAGCCCGAAAGAGGGTGAAAAAGTCGAATCCTTCAAACGAGAATCCCATTTAAAACACTCCAACATCCCCCATAAAATACAAACCCTTTTAAGCGATGAAGCATTACATTCGGCGTCGATTTATTTTGACATGGGCGCCGTCGTTGACGCACAGGGAGTATGTCACGCCATGGCGGAGGGAGTCGATTTTTATCCGATGAGAGTTGAACAACTTACCCATGCAGACGGATTATGGGAGGTAGGTAAACTAAGATCAAAGCACCTTGTCCTCGCAATCGGAGCCTATCCGAAGCTGTTACCGATCGATTATGTCGGTTTACGCGGCATCTGGGGTCATCGTATCGATATAGAAACATCAACGCATATTCCGTGTATCCTGCACCATCATGTCTCGATCTCTCCTACGACCAAAGAGGGGATTGTCGCAATCGGAGCAACCCATGATGTCCATTATTCTCCGTTTTTGCTAGAGCCTTACGATGTAGAGCAGGGGAGAGCTCTACTTTTGGAAAAAGCTTCTAAAACATTAAAATTAAATAATATAAATATTCTCAATGACTACATGGGATTGCGTTCAGGATCAAATGATTATCTCCCAATGTTGGGAAATCTTGTAGATGCCGAGGCAACACTGGAAAAGTTTCCTCATCTGCGCCACGGCGAAAAAATTAATCCGCGTGAATTCGTCTACTATCCGAATTTAACGATGGTCAACGGATCGGGGGGATACGGTTTCGTACTCGCCCCGTATTTATCAAAAAGGCTTCAAGAGCATCTAACTACGGATTCTTCCCTAAATCCTTTACTTTCGCCTTCACGTTTTTTCCAAAGATGGGCTAAAAGAAAATAA
- the hemH gene encoding ferrochelatase yields the protein MREAIVLLNMGGPNNLDEVEMFLHNMFNDPYIIRTKSPLLRRFIAGMITLTRTEKSQEIYRQIGGKSPLVTLTIALAKRFQEAVGNEVIVDFVMRYTPPMANEVCIRLKEQGIEKVYLIPLYPQYSSTTTQSSLDDFEASAHAIGWNVITHEIKHFFSSQTYNRCLIERIIEALGDDNAESFDVIFSAHGLPQKIVDQGDPYQRHVIAHVDIMENMMKEAGLCFNAVHLAYQSKVGPMKWLEPSLETTLHELSNKRVIIVPIAFTIDNSETDFELSVEYAEVAHDLGYESYRVCRCPNDHPLFVQTLKEIYEKMR from the coding sequence ATGAGAGAAGCGATTGTATTATTGAATATGGGCGGCCCCAATAATTTGGATGAAGTTGAGATGTTTTTGCATAACATGTTCAATGACCCCTACATCATACGTACGAAGAGCCCTCTTTTGCGCCGTTTTATCGCGGGAATGATCACCCTGACACGTACAGAGAAATCGCAAGAAATATATCGGCAAATCGGAGGAAAATCTCCTCTGGTAACTCTTACGATAGCTTTAGCTAAACGTTTTCAGGAGGCTGTCGGAAATGAGGTTATTGTTGATTTTGTGATGCGATATACTCCGCCTATGGCCAATGAGGTATGTATCCGTCTAAAAGAACAGGGGATTGAAAAAGTTTATCTCATTCCGTTATATCCGCAATATTCCTCTACGACAACCCAATCTTCATTGGATGATTTCGAAGCATCTGCACACGCAATAGGATGGAATGTCATAACACATGAAATTAAACACTTCTTTTCATCCCAAACTTACAACCGATGTCTAATTGAACGAATCATCGAGGCGTTGGGTGATGATAATGCCGAATCGTTTGATGTCATATTCTCGGCACACGGCTTGCCGCAAAAAATCGTCGATCAGGGTGACCCGTATCAGCGTCATGTCATTGCTCATGTGGATATTATGGAAAATATGATGAAAGAGGCCGGTCTTTGCTTTAACGCTGTCCATTTGGCCTATCAGTCCAAAGTTGGGCCGATGAAATGGCTGGAACCTTCTCTCGAGACTACTTTACATGAACTATCCAATAAACGGGTCATTATTGTCCCGATCGCATTTACGATCGACAACTCTGAAACCGATTTCGAGCTCTCCGTCGAATATGCGGAAGTTGCCCATGATTTAGGGTATGAGTCGTATCGCGTATGTCGATGCCCGAACGATCATCCGCTGTTTGTCCAGACTCTCAAAGAAATCTACGAGAAAATGAGATAA
- a CDS encoding uracil-DNA glycosylase codes for MDSFQNLALLENLYRLKSLGYSFVDPITPNLQTPLNSLPDSLGEINQNIAQCFLCDLSKSRRQSMSGYGNIKAQLMFVDAYVSAAEDESSEYYVGRSGVMLRDMIEKVLNLKIEEVFFTHAVKCKPFGFQNPSPSECSSCAPFLSKQIELIKPRIIIPLGADAYRILSGDHGDFERVRGEIIPYGDSQLIPMHHPLYLVRNPSCKKEAMRDLQTIKSQLL; via the coding sequence GTGGACTCTTTTCAAAATCTTGCTCTTCTCGAAAATCTTTATCGGTTAAAATCATTAGGGTATTCTTTTGTTGATCCGATTACGCCGAATCTTCAAACCCCTTTGAACTCATTACCCGATTCTCTTGGGGAAATTAATCAAAACATTGCTCAATGTTTTCTCTGCGATTTGAGTAAGTCCCGCCGTCAAAGTATGAGCGGATACGGCAACATTAAGGCTCAACTGATGTTTGTGGATGCCTACGTTTCAGCCGCTGAAGATGAGAGTTCAGAGTATTATGTCGGAAGATCGGGCGTGATGCTGCGGGATATGATTGAAAAAGTGTTGAATCTAAAAATTGAAGAGGTTTTCTTTACCCATGCCGTTAAATGCAAGCCGTTCGGTTTTCAAAATCCTTCCCCCAGCGAATGCAGCAGCTGCGCTCCGTTTTTATCCAAACAGATTGAACTGATTAAACCCCGCATTATCATTCCTCTGGGAGCGGATGCCTATCGGATACTCAGCGGAGACCACGGAGATTTTGAACGTGTCCGGGGAGAGATTATCCCTTATGGAGATTCTCAATTGATTCCGATGCATCATCCCCTCTATCTTGTACGCAATCCCTCTTGTAAAAAAGAGGCGATGAGGGATTTGCAAACTATCAAGAGCCAGTTATTATGA
- a CDS encoding Crp/Fnr family transcriptional regulator has protein sequence MNQLPQNNSLSLERIGIFSHLTPLQCNQIEQIGIIRHYNKGEIIFYEGNQSDYFHFLIEGEVSIFKSTASTETMLIHRFRAPSLVAEVATLKQVPYPASCEAIDSSIILKIARDPFLKLLQNDPSLSIALISSLTQKISALELSLQRHSAPNAMAKVARLIRDDIGIFQRLKGIEIAHLLGITPETLSRMIKKLKSEGIIEFSKKNGLNLLSSDKLNRCCG, from the coding sequence TTGAATCAGTTACCTCAAAATAATTCGCTTTCTCTGGAACGAATCGGAATTTTCTCCCATTTAACCCCACTACAGTGCAATCAGATCGAACAGATCGGAATTATCCGCCATTATAATAAAGGTGAAATCATTTTTTATGAAGGGAACCAAAGCGATTATTTTCATTTTCTGATTGAAGGGGAAGTTTCCATTTTCAAATCAACCGCCTCAACCGAGACGATGTTGATACACCGATTCCGGGCACCTTCATTGGTCGCCGAGGTCGCAACATTGAAACAAGTCCCCTACCCGGCTTCGTGTGAAGCGATAGATAGCTCAATTATTTTAAAAATTGCTCGTGATCCTTTTCTTAAACTTTTGCAGAATGATCCCTCATTGAGCATCGCCCTTATCTCCTCACTGACCCAAAAAATATCCGCATTAGAGCTCTCGCTGCAACGACACAGTGCCCCAAACGCCATGGCAAAAGTAGCGCGATTGATTCGAGATGATATCGGTATTTTTCAGCGCCTTAAAGGGATCGAAATTGCACATTTGCTTGGGATTACGCCCGAAACACTATCAAGAATGATTAAAAAATTAAAATCCGAAGGGATAATAGAATTCTCGAAAAAAAACGGTTTAAACCTTTTGTCCTCGGATAAATTAAATCGGTGTTGCGGATAA